The segment TCGCCCAACGCGAACATGACCGTGACGATGACCGACTTCCTCATGGAGAGGCATCCGGAACTGAGTCGTGTCGCCGTACTGGGTCGGGATGACGTGTTCCCGAAATCCATGGCTGAGGCCACGGTCGCGGCAGCTGAAGCCGCCGGCCTGGAAGTGGTCTACAACGAGTTGTATTCGGTTGGTACGCTCGACCACTCCTCGTCGCTCACCAGCATTCGCAGGGCCGAGCCGGACTGGATCTACATCACCGGCTACACCCAGGATCTCATCCTTGCCCGTCGGCAGATGTCCGACCTCAACGTGCACGCTCCCATCGTCACGATGGTGACGGGGCCTGCCTATGAAGAGTTCATCGAGGGGTTGGGTAGCCTGGCGGAGGACGTATCGTCCTCGAGTTGGTGGCACCACTCTGCAACCTACGAGGGCACGGGTGTCTGGCCGACCACGGACTCCTTCTACCAGGACTTCCTGGAAATCAGCAATGGTGCCGATCCGGACTACGTCCACGGTTCATGCGCTGGCGCTCTGGCCATGCTTGAAGACGTGCTGCCGCGAGCCGGTTCACTGGATGGCTCGGCCATCCGTGATGCCCTTGCGGAAACCGATATCGAGACCTTCTACGGCAGCATCCGCTTCGGCGAAAACGGAATGAACGAGGCGCGGGAACTGCCCATCATCCAGGTGCAGGACGAGCGAATCGTCGTCCTCTATCCGGAATCCATCGCCACTGGCGAACTGCGAATCCTGAGTCGCTGATTCGTACCGCCACCGAGCGGCCCCGGCGGTGTGCGCCGTGGGCCGCCAATCCTCAACACCGCGCGGTACCACGAGACCCTGGGGGGAGCGCATGGATTTTGGTCAGATCATCGTTAACGGGCTCGTCCTGGGCGCCTTGTATGCCTGTCTTGCCGTGGGGTTTTCTCTGGTCTGGGGCGTGTTGAACGTGATCAACATGCTTCACGGGTCCTTCATCGTGCTTGGTGGCTACCTCGCGTTCTTTGCCTGGCAAAGTTTCGGGGTGCATCCGCTGATCATGCTCCCCATCGTTGCCCTGCTGCTGTTCGGCATCGGCTATCTGGTCCAGTTCCTGTTCATCAACAAGGTCGTCACTGCGCCGGTGCTGACTACCCTGACCCTGACTTTCGGCCTGGACATGATTCTCTACAACATCATGACGGTCTACTTCTCGGCGACCCCGCGGCGTGTGACGTTGGATCTGGGCGGTATCTCCTTTCTTGGGGTCGACATGCCCATCGATCGACTGCTGGGAATGGCGCTTGCGCTGATCCTCACGGGAGTCCTGTTCTATGTGATGCGGGCCTCAAGGATCGGTCGGGCAATCGTCGCAGTGCGCATGGATCGCGCTGCAGCCGCCCTGATGGGTATCCGCGTGAATCATGTGTACGCCATCACTTTCGGCATCGGCGCCCTGATGGCAGGCGCGGCTGGTGTCATCTTCGCGATGGTTTTTCCGGTGACCACGAATCTCACCGGCATGTACCTGGGCAAGGCCTTCGTGGTCTGCGTCATCGGTGGTCTTGGGTCGGTGCCGGGTGCGTTGGTTGGTGGTCTGGCTCTGGGTCTGATCGAGAGCATCTCTGGCCACTTCTTTGGTCCCCAGCATTCGTTGACCATCGGCTTTCTGCTGATGCTCATTCTGCTGGTCGTGAAACCCACGGGGCTGGTCGGCAAGAAGGGGTATGAATAATGAGTCGTCTCGGACTTGGATTGTTTGTGCTCTGGGTGCTGCTGCTGGCCACCACCCCGCTGCATGCCGACAACTACATCGTGCGCACGGCGATCATGATCGCCATGTATTCCTCCCTGGCCCTCTCGTGGAACTTCATCGGCGGTTATACGGGCTACCCATCCTTTGCAACTGTCGCCTTCTTCGGCGTTGGTTGCTATGTGGGTGGTATTGCCCAGCGTAATGGCGTGCCGATGTTCCTGGCATGGACGCTCGCCACCATCGTCGTGGCGGCCTTCGCAGCCGCGTTGGGCGCGATCATTCTCCGTCTCAAGGGCCACTACTTCGCTATTGGCTCCATTGCGGTTGTGGAGGTTTGCCGACTGGTGATTTCCTCCTGGCGTAGCG is part of the Natronocella acetinitrilica genome and harbors:
- a CDS encoding branched-chain amino acid ABC transporter permease, translating into MDFGQIIVNGLVLGALYACLAVGFSLVWGVLNVINMLHGSFIVLGGYLAFFAWQSFGVHPLIMLPIVALLLFGIGYLVQFLFINKVVTAPVLTTLTLTFGLDMILYNIMTVYFSATPRRVTLDLGGISFLGVDMPIDRLLGMALALILTGVLFYVMRASRIGRAIVAVRMDRAAAALMGIRVNHVYAITFGIGALMAGAAGVIFAMVFPVTTNLTGMYLGKAFVVCVIGGLGSVPGALVGGLALGLIESISGHFFGPQHSLTIGFLLMLILLVVKPTGLVGKKGYE
- a CDS encoding amino acid ABC transporter substrate-binding protein, with the translated sequence MKTSIFNKRQDGHAAGDHPKTVRTLGYMAGLAIAGAAMLAGPLASAQETIRIGAPLALTGGLADEGYKQQQVYRLWAEKVNANGGIEINGQAHQVEILEYDYQSDGPRAGQLAERLITRDRAHLIMAPFGSGHTVITGTVGERYRVPTIACVASSESVFANQNPYLFGTLSPNANMTVTMTDFLMERHPELSRVAVLGRDDVFPKSMAEATVAAAEAAGLEVVYNELYSVGTLDHSSSLTSIRRAEPDWIYITGYTQDLILARRQMSDLNVHAPIVTMVTGPAYEEFIEGLGSLAEDVSSSSWWHHSATYEGTGVWPTTDSFYQDFLEISNGADPDYVHGSCAGALAMLEDVLPRAGSLDGSAIRDALAETDIETFYGSIRFGENGMNEARELPIIQVQDERIVVLYPESIATGELRILSR